A window of Patescibacteria group bacterium genomic DNA:
GCCTCTACCTTTGCAGACAAGTGTGCAGGCAGGCTCGCAAGGATGGAAAGTGATTTACAATATACAATTTTAAATTTACAATAATAAAGGATATGTATAAGAAGCTATTGTTAAAAAATGATAAAGGACAGGCGACACTTGTTGTTGTTGTTCTTGTTATGGTGGTATCTCTAGCGGTGGGAGTTGCCGCTTCAAACCGCGCTATATCAAATATCCGCAGGGCAACATACACTTCCCAAAGCGACCAAGCCTTGCATTGCGCCGAATCGGGGGCTGAGGAAGGTCTAAATAAAATAAATGAGGAGGAAGAGGATTCTTTTGGAACATACAGCAGAACTTTACAGGATTCGGAAGGAATTAATATATGCGATTACGAGTATATCATCTCGGAATTTTCCGGTAACATTTTAACTTACCCGCTTGTTAAGCAAGATGATTCCCAAGAAATTAATTTGGACGGATACAGCGGTAGTTTGGATATTTACTTTGGGAGCGACGATACCGCTTCGCTTGAAATAACCTTTGTTAAGGGAACTTCTGCTCCCTACTCTGTTGAGAAGTACGCTTATAATTGCGAGGAAGACAGAGATAACAATTTTGATGACGGGTCTTCAAATAGTGGCGAGGATTTGCCTTGCGGCTCGGGAACTTTTAGTTTTAGTTCCGATTATAAAATTGCGCGAATTAGGCCCTTGTATTCTGATACTAAAGTTATTGCAAAGTTTAGTAACGCTAGTCCTTCTCAAGGGTATTTAATTGATTCCACAGGAACAGCCGGTACCGCGCAAAGGAAAGTTCAGGTTATAAGGTCTAGACCGCAACTTCCAGCTATATTTGATTACAGTATATTTTCAGCATCCGAAACGGAACCGTTGAGTAAGTAGTAAAGTACTCCGTCATTGCGATCCCGACCTAAAGTCGGGAGAAGCAATCCCAATGAGATTGCTTCGTCGCAAGCTCCTCGCAATGACGAATGGTAATTGAAAATTTGTATTGCAAAGGTTAGTATTAAAGAGTGAATAAAAACTGTCCCATTGTTTTATTTTTGATCTTTTTCTCTCTTTTGTTCTCTTCTGTAGTTTTTGCGTTTTCCGACACTACCCCCCCAACAACCTCTCTTTTGCTCAATCCCCCATCCCCCGATGGCAATAATGGTTGGTACAAAACTCCTGTGGGAGTAACTTTAAACGCAGTAGATTTGGAATCGGGTGTTAAGGAAATAAATTGGCGGTTGAATAACGGATTGTGGACCAAAAAATCGTTTACCCAAACATTAAATATGGTTATAAACTCCTCTTTTGAATCGGATACGGAAGGTTGGAGCTTTATTCCGTTCAACAACTCAACTGGAGAGCGAACAAGCGAGTTTGCCAAAATAGATGATTATTCCATTAAAATAAATTCTTTAGAAAATGGATCTTCCCTTTTTACCAACAACCAAAGTTATGTTGTGGTTTCGCCTTGGAAAACGGTTTCTTTGGGAGTGTGGCTCAAAGGTAGCGGTATTTTGGGAGTTGGCGCCTTTTATAAAGTTTATATTTTAACAAGTACTGGCGAGAAACTTCTTTATACTTCGCCTGTTCATAACGGGACATTTGATTGGATTTACGAGCTTAAAGATTTGGTTATCTCCTCGGATTCGGCTTATGGTCTTTATTTTGAGCTTATTTTACAGGGGGTGGGTTCCGCTTATTTTGACGGGGTGTATGCGGCGTACGCTTCGGAACAGCCCCAAACTGTTTTTACAATTTCAGATAATGGCATAAACACACTTGAATTTTATTCCGTGGATTTTGCTGGCAATACAGAAAACACTAAATCCGCCTCTTTTAAAATAGATACTATAGCGCCAACCAATTGGCAAAACTTTGAAACGGAGCGAGCGGGCAACGCGCATACCCTTATATCCACAATTAATGTCTCTGACAATGTTTCCAGGTTGAAAGCGGATACTTCGGAATTTCAATATTCTCCTTTGTATACTTGGTTATGGGGATATTTTACGGATTATGAGAATTGCAAAGGTTCTTTTGTATCGGATGGTTGGTTATCTGCGGAACCCAGTTTTGCGGATGGCGATATAACCGGGACACTTGCGTCCCCCGTGATAAACTACTGCAATTCCACTTGGTTTTTATGCAAAGGAGTTAGGTTTAAAGTGGAAGATTTGGCGGGGAATGAGTCCACCAAAGAAATATGTATAAACGGACCTTGGGTGAAAAGTACGGATGGGAATGTAATTTCGCTTAATTCAATAGATATGTCCTCCGGTTCTCCGGAAGATAATACCAATGCGCTTGTTGTATCTTCGCAAGCATTGTCAAACTTCTCATCCAGCAAAAATTGGCTTGTTTCATACTACCCTTCCCGCTTTAATATGGTTTCCTATTCTTATGACGACTTATTTAATAAATATTCTCCTGATAACACTATTAGTTCCTTGCCTGTAACAAATGGCGCTTTTAAAACTTCGGGGAATTTTCAGGTTAACGCAGCCACTATTCCTAGAAACTACACCACTAAGCAATTTTCAAATGTTTTTTTTGTTAATGGAGACCTTATTGCGCAAAAAAATATTGATATGAAAAATACTTCAGGCACCATTTTTGTAGTAAAGGGAGATGTTTTAGTAGATAAGAATGTTTCGGTTTTGGATGGTTTTTTTATTGTGGACGGGACATTTAACACCTCTTATAACGGAGGATTTGTAAATGACCCGCTTAAAATATTTGGCGGGGTTACAGCCAATACCTTTGAACTAAACAGAAGTTTCTCGGCTTTTAAAAGCCAGAGCGATCCTGCGGAGGAATTTATTTATGACCCCAAATATTTAATTGATTTTACATCCTTTTTTGGTAATGTTAGTATTAAATGGAGCGAGATTTTTTAATGAGAAATTATGGATATTATAGGACTTGATATAGGAACAAGTTTAATAAAGGGGGTTGCGGTTAGAAAGGAAAAAGGAACTTGCGAGCTTTTAAACTACGCCTTTTCCCCCGCTTTTAAAGAGTCGCTTCTTTCCGAATCCGCAACGGATGCCGATAAGCTTTCCGAGAGTCTTCGCAAATTTATTTCGGAATCGTCTTTTTCCTCCACCAATGTTGTGGCGTCTTTTCCAGAAACCCATGTTTTTACAAGAGTAATAGAAATTCCAAAAATGTCCCGAAAAGAAGTTGAAAAAGCGGTTTTTTGGGAAGCGGAACAGTACTTGCCCATTTCAATTGAGGATGTAACCTTAAACTTTCAGATATTGCCTAAAGATATTGAAGGAGAAAGTTCCGACAAGACAGAGGTTTTGCTGGTTGCCGTTCCAAAAGGTCTGGTTCAACGGTTTGTAAAAATACTCATAAAGGCGGGTTTAACCCCTGTTGGATTGGAGCCTGAATCTATGTCTATAGCAAGGTCTATTTATTACAACGAAAGTTCTTATCCCGTTACTTTGGTTGTGAATATAGGTTCGGAAGTTACTAATTTGTCTATTTTGGTGGATGATTACATACGATTTACCCGAAGCATTTCTACGGGCGGAAGTTCCATATCAAGGGCTATCTCGCAAGAGCTTAATTTAGAGGCAAAGCAAGCTCAAGAGTATCTTAAAAGTTACGGTTTGGATGAATCCAAAATGGATGGCAAAATAAAAGCTTCCATAGAACCGGTGTTTAATGTTATTCTTAATGAGATACGAAAATCGGTCGCTTTTTATGAAACAAGAAAAAACCCAAGAAGGGTAAAGAGGGTGGTGTTGTGTGGTGGAACATCCACCGTGCCGGGAATTTTGGTACATACAGCGCAGTATCTAAATTTAGAGGTCCAAAAAGCTGACCCTTGGAAAAAGCTTGTGGTGGCCAGCAAGTTTAATGAAAAAGAATTGGACGATTTGGGTCCTATGTTTGCAACGGGGGTTGGTTTAGTTTTAAAGGATATATAATGCAAGACATAAATTTAATCCCAGAGGAATTAAAAAGACAGAAAAGAAGGGAGATTCAGATAAAGGGTTTGTTTAAGTGGTCTATTGTATTGTGCTCTTTGAGTATTATCGTGTCCGTTGGTTTATTAGCATATAAACTTGTTCTTAATAAAACCCTTAACGGTACAAATGAAGAGATTGTCGTTGAGGAGCAGAAAATTGTTTCTTTAAAAGATATGGAATCCAAAATGACGATTTTGGGAGAAAAACTTACTTTCATACAGAAAGTTTTAGATTCAAGGCTTTTATACTCAAAACTTCTTAAAGAGTTAGGGAAAATTTCGCCTTCGGGAGTTTATTTAACGGATATAGCCGTTTCCGGACCTGATAAAGCGACTATTGGGGGCGTAACGGCTTCTTACGCTATGCTCTCGGAATTAGTAAAAAACATCGCGGATAACAGTTTATTAGGGGAATCCATTTTTGATTATTCCGAAGTTACTTCTGTTAATTTAAGGGAAGAGACTGCCAGAATTGAGTTTTCTATGAATATTTATTTGAAGAAAGGGGTATTGGCGGATGGAGTTGATAACTAATTTAACTTCAAGCATTGTTAAATATAAGGGAATACTATTTCCCGCTCTTTTGTTGTTGGTTGCCGGCGCTATTTTGTTTTTTGTTGGTTTCAAATCATTTAACAGTTTATCCGATATTAAAGAAAACATCCTTTTATCTCAAGACCGTTTATCCGCGCTATCAGAAAAGCGTAAAAATCTAGAAATTGTGTCGGGAATGGCTGGTGTTCTTGACGATAACCTTTTTTTGGCGTTAGACGCTCTTCCGGAAAAAGATGAAATTTCGGCTCTTTTGTCTCAAATTCAGCAAATTTCTGGAGAAGCGGGAGTTTATTTAAATTCTTTGCAATATACTGGCGCTTCCAAAGCAACTAGCGCAAATGCGGGGGAAGCAAAAAATTTAGGGGCTGAAAACGGACTGTTTGCGCAGACAATGGTAACAGGTTCTTATTCGCAATTAATTAAATTTTTGGAACTTTTAGAAAACGCGAGAAGAATAGTTAGTTTTGAATCTTTGCGATTAGGCGCTATCTCTAAAGAGGATTTAACAAAACTAAATGTTTCTTTGAGCATAACTGGTTATTATTTAGGGCAGGAGATATTAACACCGTCCCTTGCCAGCGGTACGCCCGTAAAGGCGGATTTTAGAAGCGGGAATTTAAACAAAGTTCTTGAAAAATTGAGAGGTTACAAGAAGTATGAGAATATAAATATAGCTCCTGTTCCGGTTGAGGAACAAATTACAGAGCCTATTGACGAACAACCCTTGGAATTAAACGACTAACTATTTTCTTTTGTTTTTCTCTCACTCTCGCTTTTTCGCCAGAGTTCAATTTCTTTATGGTTTCCGGATAATAGGACTTTGGGTACTTTTAGTCCTTCGTAAATTTCAGGACGGGTATATTGAGGATACTCCACAACATCTTTTTCTTGAAAAGATTCTGTTTTTAAAGACTCCTCGTTTTCTAAAACCTCTGGCAATAGCCTTGATACTGTGTCTAACAGAACTAGAGCGGGGTATTCTCCTCCGGACAAAACATAATTTCCTATAGATATTTCTCGCGTTGCTAGATATTCGGCAACTCTCTCGTCCACACCTTCGTAATGCCCTGCCATTAGGATAAGGTCTTTTTTGTTGGCAAGTTCTTTTGCCATTTCCTGATTAAATAATTTTCCTCCCGCGGAAAGGAGAATGATTTCAGAGGATTTTTTTGCAAGGCGGTATGTATTTAATACATGTTTCACTGCCAAGAAAAGCGGTTCGGGTTTTAGCACCATGCCCGCTCCCCCGCCGTAGGGAGGCATGTCGGTAGTTTTGTGTTTGTCTTGCGCAAAGTCTCGGATGTTTATAGGGATTACTTCTATTAATTTTTTGTCTTTGGCGCGTTTTAAAATAGAAAAATCAACTGCGTTTTCAATTATATGAGGAAATAAAGTGAGGATAAAAAATCTCATTTTTCTAAAACTTGTATTTCAAAATATTTATTCTGCTTTAGCGCTTTAACTTTTACCAATTCCCGGATTGCTTTAATTACTCTGCCCTGTTTTCCAATAATAGTACCCATATCCTCTTTGTTGGCGGTAACTTTTAATTTTGCCAAATCGTTAATATCCTCTTGTTCTACGGTTATATCTTTAGGGTTTTTTACAACACTTTTTATAATGTTTTCAAGAATTGTTTTCATTTTCTTTTGGTTTCTCTACAATTTCTTTTTTCGGCTCGTATTTTTTGAAAATGTATTTGCCTTTTATCATGTCCACAACAGCTTTTGTAGGTTTAGCTCCTTTTTTTATCCATGCGATGTATTTTTCTTTATCGTAGGAAAATTTTTTGGGGTTTGGGGCTGTGGGATTATAAAATCCCAATTTATCAAGATTCTTCCCGTCTCTTTTAGAGCGGGCTTCAGAAACAACAATTCTATAGGTGGGGGCGTTTTTCGCGCCGAATTTTGATAACCTAATTTTTAACATTATGTGAATTTTAACATTAAAACGGTTTTTTTACAAGGGGGTGGTCCATTTTTCTAACGCGTTTTGAGCGGCGGTTTCTTCGGCGCGTTGTTTGCTGTTTCCTTCTCCTGCGCCTTCAATGGAATCGCCAACGAAGACTGCGACTTTAAACTTTTTGTCGTGGTCGGGTCCCCACTCTTTAATAACTTTGTACAGTGGCGTAATCCCTTTCTTTTCTTGCGCTAATTCTTGAAAAGAACTTTTGCTGTCTTTATACCGTTTGGTTTGAACAACCTCTGCAATTTTTTGGAAAATAGTTTTTTCCAGGAACTTGCGACTTATATCTAACCCTCTATCTAGATACATTGCCCCCAAGAGCGCCTCAAAGGTGTTTGCGAGAATGTATGGTCTTTCTCTGCCCCCTGTGGCTTCTTCGCCTTTGGATAAGAGGAGAAAATCGCCAATTCCTAGTTTTGTAGACTCATCCGCCAGCGATTCTGTTCTAACTACGGCGGATCGGTAGCTTGTTAATAGACCTTCTTGAGCGCTGTAATTGTTATAAAGATATTCGGAGGTTAAAAACTGCAAGATGGAGTCGCCCAAAAACTCAAGCCGTTCGTTTGATTCCTCCAAATCTTTGTGTTCATTTAAGTAAGATCGGTGAGTTAGGGCTTTGATAAGCAGATTTTTGTTGACAAAGGAGACATTTAATTTCTTCTCCAATTTTTCTGTACTTGTTTTCATAAAGTATCTTCCACAAAATGCAATAAATCCTGCGCAGTTTTAATTTTTTCTATATCTTCAGGAGTAATCTCTATATTAAATTCCTCTTCTATAGCAACCATAAGATTGGCAAATTCAAAGGCGTCTATGTTTAGGTCCTCTTCAAAATGGGAGTTTAAAGCCACTTCTTCTGGGCTAACGCCGGTTTCTCTAGAAATTAAGATTTTTAAATCCTTTAATAATTGTTTTGTTTCTTTCATAGCTTATTTGTTAGGGTTTTCTGCCAGTAATGTTCCCAAAACCCCGTTAATAAATTTACTGGAATTATCTCCTCCGAATTCTTTGGATAATTCAACCGCTTCGTCAATGACCACCTTTGCTGGAATGTTTTTAATGTATTTAAGTTCGCAAATTGCTATTCTTAAACACGCTAAATCAATTTTGGCTATTTTATCCAAAGGCCACTCTGGGGCGGCTTTTATAAGTTCGGCGTCTATTTCCTGAATATTATCCATCACGCTTTGGCGCGTTTTATTGTAAAGATCCTGGTCAAATTCTTTAATATCTAAAAGTTCAAGGCTCAACTCTTTATCTAATTGCGTTTCTTTGGACAAGAACGCCCAAGCAAACACCACGGACATAGCTAGTTTTCTTGCCTCATGCCTTAAATCCATAATGTGAAAATGAAGAAAAACCTTTCCTTAACACCCGCATTCTTTGCAGATTATATGCGGAAGTTTGTCTGCTTTGCATTTCTGGCACTGAACCACACTTTTTACAGAAAGTTTAATGTTTTTTCTTCTTCTATTTTTTCTTGATATGCTCGTTTTCTTTTTTGGTACTGGCATAGTTTAAAATGTCAAAGCTCAAAACTCAAATGTCAAATCTTAAGTTCTTATGATTTGAGTTTTTAGATTTGGCTTTGACTTTTGACATTTGACCTTTGACATTGTAGTAAACTAACCTTCGTTTTTCCGTAGACCCTTTGATCAATTGCGCAAAAACCTCTCAACCTCGCTTCCGTGTCTTTATGGTGCAGATATACTATCACACCTTCCTTGCTTATACAATTTAGAAGTTTTTCTGCAATATTGTCAATAGTTAGTTTATAGGGCGGGTCCAAAAATATAATGTTGTATTTTGCGGGCAGGGAAAAAGATAAAAAATTTTCCACATTGTTTTCTACTATTGTAACTTCATTTTCAAAGGACAGCTTTTTTGAATTTTGTTTTATGCAAGCTATGGAGGCGGGGGTATCGTCCACAAAAACGCATTTTCCAGCGCCTAAACTTAAAGCCGTAAAGCCTAGATTTCCACTTCCTGCAAACAGGTCAAGACAGTTGGCATCTTTTACTATTTCTCCGAGCATAGAAAAAACAGCAAGTTTTACAACATTTTTTACAGGTTCAATATCTTTAGGGACAAGCAATTCACTGCCTTTTTTTTCTCCCTGCGTTATTCTTAAAACGGCCACAACCGTAATTTTAAACGATTTGGATCTAGAATGATAGTATTATCTAAGGAGAGACCTTTTTTAAGGAGACTCCTTAAAAAAGGTCTCTCCTTGTACTATGGGGGCTAATTTGGAGAAACGGGGATTTGTGTGGTTTGTAACAGTTTGTTTTTTAGTTTGGGGTATTTTTCCAGTTTTTTGTAATATTCATCAGCGCTTTCTTTGGCTTGGGACAAAAGTTTTGTATCAAATATGTTAGCCACTTTTAATTTTAGTATCCCATGTTGATTTGTTCCAAAAGCGTCGCCTGGTCCCCTGAATTTTAGGTCTATCTCGGCTAATTTTATTCCGCTATGTATTTTTTCCATATGTTTTAACCTGTTTTTGATGGCGAAAAAGCTATCGCTAAAAAGAAGACAATACGATTTTATATGACTTCTTCCCACTCGGCCTCTTAACTGATGTAAAGAGGCAAGTCCAAATCGTTCCGCAGTTTCAATTATAATTATGCTAGCGTTTGGTATATCTATACCAACTTCAACTACTGGTGTTGCCACTAATATACTATATTTTTTATCCCTAAAATCATTTAGTATTTTGTCCTTTTCTTTAGGTTTTATTTTCCCGTGCACTAAACCTATGGAAAAATTTGGAAATATCTTTTGCAATTTTTCGTGTTCCTCTTTTGCGGATTTTACATTTTTCATTGAATCTACCTCGGATTCTTCTATTAAAGGGCAAACAACAAAAACTTGAGCGTTTTCTTTTAGAATTTTTTCTTTAATCCATCCATAAGCCCCATTTCTTTTTTTTGCAGGCACAACCCAGGTGGTTACTTTTTGTCTTTCTTTGGGAAGTTCGTCTATAATGCTTAAATCTAGGTCTCCATACATTGTTAAAGCAAGCGACCTTGGAATTGGTGTTGCCGTCATAGTAAGAAGGTGCGGCGTTTTATTAGTGTCTAAAGTCTGTAAAAACTTGGACCTCTGCTCCACCCCAAACCGATGTTGCTCGTCAATAATTACTAAAGCCAAGTCGTCTATTTTTATTTTTGAATAAAGTAGGGCGTGCGTGCCTACAATTATTTGGCACGAAACACCCACTTCCTTTTTTGAACCAGTAAACAAACCGACTTTTATGTTGAAGTTCTCAAACATTTTGGACAATGTCGTATAATGTTGAGTTGCCAAAAGTTCAGTTGGCACCGCCATTATAGTCTTTTTTCCATTTATAGCAGTAAGTAATACTGCTATTGCGGAAACAACAGTTTTTCCGCTACCCACATCTCCTTCTAATAGCCGATTCATTGGTGTATCCTTTACGATGTCGTTTATTATTTCTCTTGTCACTTTGGTTTGCGCGTTGGTAAGTTTAAAAGGAAGATTTAGGATAAAATTAGTAAGAATCTTTTTGTTATTTTCAGTGAGAGCTATTTTTTTTGCCAGTTCCCTACTCTGCCATACACTTTTTCTTTGCTTGGATTTTAGATTAAGCAGAAAAAGTTCTTCAAAACCGAATCTTTTTAAACTGATATTCACATCTTCCTGATTATCTGGAAAATGTATTTTTTTTAGAGAAGTGTTTAAGTTTGAAAAGTTATGTTCCTGCAAAATTTCTTGTGGCAAAAATTCAATTTCTGCCTCTTTGTATATATCAAGCAGAATATCCATTTTATTTCTTAACCACTTAGAGGTTACCCCTCTTGTTTCCGGGTAAACCGGAACTAATCTTCCGGTATGGATTGCGGTATGTTTGTCCCCCTTAATTTCGTATTCCGGGCTTATAAAAGCGGGTTTTCCGTCCATAATGCCAACCATTCCCGAAACGCCAATACGAGTGTTTACTTTTACATTCTTGACTAAAAAAAATTGGTTAAACCAAATAATATCCACTTTTCCCGTTTCGTCCGCCAATACAGCTTTTGTTATCCTTTTGCGGTTTTTGGTGACTATGTTTTTTATGTTTTCAATATTGCCATAAACAGTTGCCGGGGTATTAACGATAAGCCCGGATATTTTTTGGATATGGGAAAAATCTTCGTACCTAAAGGGAAAATGGTATAAAAGGTCTTCTACGGTTTTGATATTAAGCTTAAATAAGAGCTTTTGATATTTTTCGCCAATTAAAGGAACGGCGGTTGCGGGATCCGTTAGTTTCATTTTACCTAAAAAACAGTGGTATCAGCCCGGTTAATAATAGGGACAAGGAAGCAATCAATGTTATTATTGTCCAAACTCTTTTGTGTTTTCTAAAAAAGTACATATCTGTAAAAGAATTGTTATATGGCTATATTGTTTTATTGTTAAATACTAGATACTAAATACTAAATACTAAAACTCACCTTGTAATACTATAATTCCTCACTTCATTATACAACCCTTTTGCTTTTTTGTCCTTTTCAAAATATTCTCTAACTGGTTTTATTAATATCTCAAGACTGTTTGACACGCCAAGTTTTAAATCGTTTGGATGCAAATCGCCTTTTTCGTAGGCGGTTTTTAAATCGTCTACTTCGTTGAATTCTATGTAACCTCCGTGTTCTTTGGCGCGGGTTATTTTTAAATTCCCAAGCGAGGGGAATATTATGTACTTTGCGTAGTCAAAAACGGGATTACCTTGCGTTTGGTTTGGCGGGCAAAACGCTGTTTTTATCTTATGTTCTATTTCTTCTTTGGTATCGTGGACATATATGCTTGAAGTTGGGTCGGATTTGGACATTTTTGAAGCTATTAATGTTTGTTCGGCGGATTCCATTTGTTTTATACCTTTAAGTCCTAAAAGCATATGATGGTGTACCGCAATTGGTTTTTTCCAATTAAGTTTATCGGAAATTTCGCGGGCAAGCATATTAGCTCTTCTCTGGTCCATACCAAGCTGGCAAATATCCACATCCAGCTCAAAAATATCGGCAACTTGCATCGCTGGGTAAAATAACTGCGCGGTGGATAGATTGTCTTTTTGGCTTCTCCCCGCTATGGTTAGAGATTTAAATGTTCGGTTTAATGTTAGGTGTCTAGCCACAGTAAGGACCCTATCCCAATACTCTAGCGAATTCATAAGGTCGCTTGCCCAGATAATTTCTATTTTGCGGATGTCTACCCCACTAGCTTTCCAAACCTCAACAAAATAGTCCCCCACTTTTTGGATTTTTTCCATATCAGCGCCTACTTTATTATTTATGTACGCAAAATAATCGGCAAGAAAAAGTTTTAAGTAGATGCCGGTTTCTAAAAGTTTTTTTACATTTATTGCGCGCAAAAGTCCAAAATGGATTGGAGCTATACCGGAAGGTTCAAACCCATCGTAGGCGGTAGGATGAGCTTTTTCTTCAAACAGTTTTAGCAGTTCCGGTTCGGATACTATTTCCTGCGCGAAACTTTTTATAATATCTACCTTTTCTTTAGGAGTCATATTTATATTTTACCAAATTGCTGGCAATTTGAAAGGAGTTTAGAATTATGCTAGTTTCGTCATTGTGGGGACTGTGAGGGCAAAGTCCGAAGCAGGATTAAGTAGTTGCGGGATCCTATCTCGCCAATTAATTGGCGCCATTGGATGGCGCAATTACGGTAAATATTGCACACCGGGTGTGGGTATGAGTCTCAATTTGGGACAATATCGTTTACCTCGTAAATAGTTGGTGGGCAAGCCATACTAAAATTTTGACCGACAACTTTTCCATAAACAACAACATAGGTACTATGTTTAAATCGTGTAATTAGCCTATTTGGTATTTTTAGCGCTAAAACACCGTGGTATTCTTCTGTTTGTGTAGTTCTATTTTCTTCAAATTCAAGTGTCCAGCACCCACCTTCAATCGAGTGGTAGATAAGTTTTCCAGCTACCCAAGAAAAATTTTCGCTATGCCCATATTTGGGAAAAACATCACTTGTTGTTTGCATAATATGGGTTTGAGGGTGGGATTGATAATAGATTGTTTTTTTGAAAAGAAAACAGATAGCAGTAAAAATAAAAATAATAACCAATGTAAAAAAAATCGTTTTGTTGTATATTCTCATCTCTATTTATTATATCAAACATTCTCTCTAACAAAAGCAGATCAGTGCAATTCTAGTATTTGCTAGTTACCCCGCTGTTACGGTAAATATTGCACACCGGGTGTGGGTATGGGCTTGTTGCTTATTTTGTTCAAAAAAGATAGGTTTCTTTTACCTAAATAATCTACTAAAGAACTCCATTCATAATGTTCAAGGTCTTTTTCTGTTTTAACAATCCCCGATTTTATAGGGTTTGAATGGATATATTGAATCACATGTCCTAGATTTTCTTCGTCTAATATCCTTTCCACTCTGAACATACTCTGAAATAAAGCTCCTGCTCTTTCATATTTGATATTAAAATATTTGGCGTAGCTGTTTTGAAATTTTCTCATAAAAGTGGCTATCCCATTTTCCCTGATTTCTTTAAAAGCGAAATGTATATGGTTTGGCATAAAGCAAAAAGCTAATGTATCCACTTGTCTCCCACTATTTTGTTTTAGACTCTCTAGAAATTTTATTTTTTCTGGCAAGGTTAACTTGTTAAAGTAGGAGAACCGTTGTGGGGTTTTTGCAAAGCTATAAAAATTTAGTGTTTCAAGCGCTCTTTGGTAATCTCTATAACAAGTAAAAATGGATTGTCTGCCTATGCTTCTATTAAAGATATGATAAAAATTTCCCACATCTGGGGGGAATTTTCTATATGGCATAAACATATACTAAACCAATTCTTTGGTTGCTGCAATAACAAAAATTGCACACCGGGTGTGGGTATGAGGGGGGGGAGAAGGGATTACCCCCCAGGCAGTTTTTGTCCAGGGGGCTGGATTCGAACCAGCGAAATGGCAGTTTTACAGACTGCTGCCTTAAACCGCTTGGCTACCCCTGGTTTCTTCTA
This region includes:
- a CDS encoding PilN domain-containing protein — its product is MQDINLIPEELKRQKRREIQIKGLFKWSIVLCSLSIIVSVGLLAYKLVLNKTLNGTNEEIVVEEQKIVSLKDMESKMTILGEKLTFIQKVLDSRLLYSKLLKELGKISPSGVYLTDIAVSGPDKATIGGVTASYAMLSELVKNIADNSLLGESIFDYSEVTSVNLREETARIEFSMNIYLKKGVLADGVDN
- the nusB gene encoding transcription antitermination factor NusB yields the protein MDLRHEARKLAMSVVFAWAFLSKETQLDKELSLELLDIKEFDQDLYNKTRQSVMDNIQEIDAELIKAAPEWPLDKIAKIDLACLRIAICELKYIKNIPAKVVIDEAVELSKEFGGDNSSKFINGVLGTLLAENPNK
- a CDS encoding RsmD family RNA methyltransferase: MAVLRITQGEKKGSELLVPKDIEPVKNVVKLAVFSMLGEIVKDANCLDLFAGSGNLGFTALSLGAGKCVFVDDTPASIACIKQNSKKLSFENEVTIVENNVENFLSFSLPAKYNIIFLDPPYKLTIDNIAEKLLNCISKEGVIVYLHHKDTEARLRGFCAIDQRVYGKTKVSLLQCQRSNVKSQSQI
- the rnc gene encoding ribonuclease III; amino-acid sequence: MKTSTEKLEKKLNVSFVNKNLLIKALTHRSYLNEHKDLEESNERLEFLGDSILQFLTSEYLYNNYSAQEGLLTSYRSAVVRTESLADESTKLGIGDFLLLSKGEEATGGRERPYILANTFEALLGAMYLDRGLDISRKFLEKTIFQKIAEVVQTKRYKDSKSSFQELAQEKKGITPLYKVIKEWGPDHDKKFKVAVFVGDSIEGAGEGNSKQRAEETAAQNALEKWTTPL
- a CDS encoding type 4a pilus biogenesis protein PilO; its protein translation is MELITNLTSSIVKYKGILFPALLLLVAGAILFFVGFKSFNSLSDIKENILLSQDRLSALSEKRKNLEIVSGMAGVLDDNLFLALDALPEKDEISALLSQIQQISGEAGVYLNSLQYTGASKATSANAGEAKNLGAENGLFAQTMVTGSYSQLIKFLELLENARRIVSFESLRLGAISKEDLTKLNVSLSITGYYLGQEILTPSLASGTPVKADFRSGNLNKVLEKLRGYKKYENINIAPVPVEEQITEPIDEQPLELND
- the pilM gene encoding type IV pilus assembly protein PilM; its protein translation is MDIIGLDIGTSLIKGVAVRKEKGTCELLNYAFSPAFKESLLSESATDADKLSESLRKFISESSFSSTNVVASFPETHVFTRVIEIPKMSRKEVEKAVFWEAEQYLPISIEDVTLNFQILPKDIEGESSDKTEVLLVAVPKGLVQRFVKILIKAGLTPVGLEPESMSIARSIYYNESSYPVTLVVNIGSEVTNLSILVDDYIRFTRSISTGGSSISRAISQELNLEAKQAQEYLKSYGLDESKMDGKIKASIEPVFNVILNEIRKSVAFYETRKNPRRVKRVVLCGGTSTVPGILVHTAQYLNLEVQKADPWKKLVVASKFNEKELDDLGPMFATGVGLVLKDI
- the trmD gene encoding tRNA (guanosine(37)-N1)-methyltransferase TrmD; this translates as MRFFILTLFPHIIENAVDFSILKRAKDKKLIEVIPINIRDFAQDKHKTTDMPPYGGGAGMVLKPEPLFLAVKHVLNTYRLAKKSSEIILLSAGGKLFNQEMAKELANKKDLILMAGHYEGVDERVAEYLATREISIGNYVLSGGEYPALVLLDTVSRLLPEVLENEESLKTESFQEKDVVEYPQYTRPEIYEGLKVPKVLLSGNHKEIELWRKSESERKTKENS
- a CDS encoding acyl carrier protein yields the protein MKETKQLLKDLKILISRETGVSPEEVALNSHFEEDLNIDAFEFANLMVAIEEEFNIEITPEDIEKIKTAQDLLHFVEDTL
- the rpmF gene encoding 50S ribosomal protein L32, translated to MPVPKKKTSISRKNRRRKNIKLSVKSVVQCQKCKADKLPHIICKECGC
- the rpsP gene encoding 30S ribosomal protein S16 — its product is MMLKIRLSKFGAKNAPTYRIVVSEARSKRDGKNLDKLGFYNPTAPNPKKFSYDKEKYIAWIKKGAKPTKAVVDMIKGKYIFKKYEPKKEIVEKPKENENNS
- a CDS encoding KH domain-containing protein, whose amino-acid sequence is MKTILENIIKSVVKNPKDITVEQEDINDLAKLKVTANKEDMGTIIGKQGRVIKAIRELVKVKALKQNKYFEIQVLEK